Proteins co-encoded in one Planctomycetaceae bacterium genomic window:
- a CDS encoding DUF4175 family protein, which translates to MTGTILERSLTAVAKRLFKLRVLRRQALCWLLLLVPAIIVALLLPVTDSWVGWELFVILGVTILGALLTRIRTRWPSLLETAQLVEQHHPELQDAVLTAVRVDEDPRMRRSVLSGLVLSDADDWARRSDWRAVIPRRRLLGWSLLSALSFCFLVSGVVAAARWGRDSSPKDALTGGARAAAIVVGDSEFVVEPGDVEIERGSALTVVARFSRTIPAAVILEFEPKETPVVIPDDQPADISATAGLQQLVMDQTVDKGVFAARVSSVPGDGAYRVVFGDDHASLANRNNDARPASPWYRVSTFVRPRLEQADATITPPDYTRRDPQVIEDVLRITAVEGSLIQLRLSLNKPVAIAELRTSDGAAVPLTSSATEPHVVSAEVTADQSRTWAVYLEDDAGRTAPDEEQISIRVTRNQSAQLKVTFPGRDTSVSPLQEFQVEAEASDDFGVIDYGIVYALTGSDPVTVSLSEQTPEQPAASKVDMRHLIALETLNAEPDNLVTYYFYADTFGADGLQQRTFSDMMFAEVRPFEEIFRESEQQSGQSQQQQQQQQQQGSPADKLIELQREIVLATWNIQRSLSDRKPETQTDQDIAVVAESQTAAIEQLSELKEAADDAQMTQIISAVERDMQRAAEVLSGTTSATASKQLPTALFAEQGAYQGLLRLRAREHQVQQSQSQQGRGQGQQNSASQQQLNQLELDNDRNRYESESQAQQQQEQSAEQREQLQILNRLKELARRQEMLNERLKQLESELRAAQTDAEREEIERELKRLREEQREMLRDVDELRERMDQGSPQQQQQNQQSRQQIEQARNNVQRASEAMDEGKLAEAIAEGTRAERQFEELQEDFRNQTSSAFSDAMRDLRQQARDLTEQQEQIAREIAGDDGERSEDSDREPSAGEPPSLRSGRDRDALQQKVSEQRDRLEHIVDQSKQLIEQAENSEPLLSRRLYDTIRDMREKKPEEALEATEILVGRGLWNQSQQAEQIARRGIDDLREGIERAADAVLGSEAESLRRAGEQLENLSEQLSSEIAEATGENPSADQQPGDGGNVRRDSDPVEPGTQRRGIQRLPSPNPDQQQPQPGRADRGQSSDPRPGGAGRRQASSEQQPDDSSDSQQRAESSQSSSEQQPGQQPRQGEGQASDQQSEQSQQSEQDQQSQQSGQSGQQQGQQSQQGQQSGQQSGQQQGQGGGRNQSGQSQSGGEPGSNQQGGSAGQDSESDEPVPLRRGGQRSSTLLDGGRRGGNAGGGGGDGNVRYQPLTGDDFRDFSDGLRDVEEMLEDPDLRNRVAQVRDRARSIRAEFRRHGTEPQWDLVKSQLLEEMQVLQRRITQELARMESDRSMVPIDREPVPEEFDELVQRYYELLGQSRIEE; encoded by the coding sequence ATGACCGGAACAATCCTTGAACGCAGCCTGACCGCCGTCGCGAAACGTCTGTTTAAACTGCGCGTGCTGCGGCGCCAGGCGCTGTGCTGGCTGCTGCTGCTGGTGCCCGCGATCATTGTCGCGCTACTGCTGCCGGTGACGGACAGTTGGGTCGGCTGGGAACTGTTTGTCATCCTGGGAGTCACGATTCTCGGTGCGCTGCTGACGCGGATTCGCACCCGGTGGCCGTCACTGCTGGAGACCGCTCAGTTGGTCGAACAACATCACCCGGAACTTCAGGACGCCGTGCTGACGGCCGTGCGAGTCGACGAAGATCCGCGAATGCGGCGGTCCGTCTTATCGGGATTGGTGCTCAGTGACGCCGATGACTGGGCGCGGCGTTCTGACTGGCGAGCCGTCATTCCTCGCCGACGGCTGCTGGGCTGGTCGTTGCTCAGCGCCCTGTCGTTTTGTTTTCTCGTGTCGGGAGTCGTCGCGGCCGCCCGCTGGGGCCGGGATTCTTCACCGAAAGATGCACTGACCGGTGGCGCTCGAGCCGCCGCGATCGTGGTCGGCGATTCGGAGTTCGTCGTGGAACCCGGCGATGTGGAGATCGAACGCGGATCGGCTCTGACGGTTGTCGCACGGTTCTCCCGGACAATTCCGGCCGCCGTAATACTGGAATTTGAGCCAAAGGAAACTCCGGTTGTGATTCCAGACGACCAGCCCGCCGACATCAGCGCCACTGCCGGTCTTCAGCAGCTTGTGATGGATCAGACGGTTGACAAAGGCGTGTTTGCGGCCCGGGTCAGCAGTGTTCCGGGTGACGGAGCTTACCGAGTGGTTTTCGGTGACGACCACGCGTCGCTGGCGAACCGCAACAATGATGCACGTCCCGCCTCTCCGTGGTATCGCGTCTCCACGTTCGTTCGTCCGCGGCTGGAGCAGGCTGACGCGACAATCACGCCGCCGGACTACACGCGCCGCGATCCGCAGGTCATCGAAGACGTTCTGCGGATCACCGCTGTTGAAGGATCTCTGATTCAACTGCGGCTGAGTCTCAACAAACCCGTGGCTATCGCCGAACTGCGGACGTCGGATGGAGCCGCCGTGCCGCTGACATCTTCAGCGACTGAGCCGCATGTCGTGTCCGCTGAAGTGACCGCCGATCAGAGTCGCACCTGGGCCGTGTATCTGGAAGACGATGCCGGCCGGACGGCGCCCGATGAAGAACAGATTTCCATTCGCGTCACGCGCAATCAGTCGGCACAACTGAAAGTGACGTTCCCCGGCCGCGACACCAGCGTGTCTCCCCTGCAGGAATTTCAGGTGGAAGCAGAAGCGAGTGACGACTTCGGAGTCATCGACTACGGCATCGTCTACGCACTGACCGGCAGCGATCCCGTCACCGTTTCGCTGTCGGAACAAACTCCCGAACAGCCCGCTGCTTCCAAGGTCGACATGCGGCATTTGATTGCACTGGAGACACTGAACGCGGAACCCGACAACCTGGTCACCTATTATTTCTACGCCGACACATTCGGTGCCGACGGCCTGCAGCAGCGTACCTTCAGCGACATGATGTTCGCCGAAGTCCGGCCGTTCGAGGAGATCTTTCGCGAATCCGAACAGCAATCGGGTCAGTCGCAGCAGCAACAGCAACAGCAGCAGCAACAGGGAAGTCCGGCCGACAAACTCATCGAACTGCAGCGGGAAATTGTGCTGGCGACCTGGAACATTCAGCGTTCACTGAGCGACCGTAAGCCGGAGACACAGACCGACCAGGACATCGCCGTTGTTGCCGAATCTCAGACGGCCGCGATCGAACAACTGAGCGAATTGAAGGAAGCAGCCGACGATGCTCAGATGACGCAGATCATCTCCGCAGTCGAACGGGACATGCAACGGGCAGCGGAAGTGCTGAGCGGCACGACTTCGGCGACAGCCTCAAAACAGCTTCCGACGGCACTGTTTGCCGAACAGGGAGCCTACCAGGGGCTGCTGCGGCTGAGAGCCCGCGAGCATCAGGTGCAGCAATCGCAGTCTCAGCAGGGAAGAGGACAGGGACAGCAAAACAGTGCGTCGCAGCAGCAGTTGAACCAACTGGAACTGGATAACGACCGCAATCGTTACGAATCGGAAAGCCAGGCTCAGCAGCAACAGGAACAGTCCGCTGAACAGCGCGAGCAGCTTCAGATTCTGAACCGTCTGAAGGAGCTGGCTCGCCGCCAGGAGATGCTGAACGAGCGACTCAAGCAACTGGAATCAGAACTGCGTGCCGCTCAGACGGATGCAGAACGTGAGGAGATTGAACGCGAACTGAAACGACTTCGTGAAGAACAGCGGGAAATGCTGCGCGACGTCGACGAACTGCGGGAACGGATGGATCAGGGGTCACCGCAGCAGCAACAGCAGAACCAGCAGTCTCGTCAGCAGATCGAACAGGCTCGCAACAACGTTCAGCGCGCGTCCGAGGCGATGGACGAAGGCAAACTGGCGGAAGCAATCGCCGAAGGCACGCGAGCCGAACGGCAGTTTGAAGAACTTCAGGAAGACTTCCGCAATCAGACATCGTCCGCGTTCAGCGATGCGATGCGCGACCTCCGACAGCAGGCGCGAGACCTTACCGAACAGCAGGAACAGATCGCCCGCGAAATCGCCGGAGATGATGGAGAACGATCAGAAGACTCCGATCGGGAACCGTCCGCCGGCGAGCCGCCTTCTCTGAGGTCAGGTCGCGACCGCGACGCTCTGCAGCAGAAGGTAAGCGAACAGCGAGACAGGCTGGAACACATCGTCGACCAGTCCAAACAACTGATCGAACAGGCTGAAAACAGTGAGCCACTGCTGTCACGCCGGCTGTATGACACGATCCGCGACATGCGGGAAAAGAAACCCGAAGAAGCTCTGGAAGCCACGGAAATTCTGGTGGGACGCGGACTGTGGAATCAGTCTCAGCAGGCCGAACAGATCGCCCGCCGCGGTATCGATGATCTGCGGGAAGGAATCGAACGTGCCGCCGACGCGGTGCTTGGCAGCGAAGCCGAATCTCTCCGCCGAGCCGGCGAACAGCTCGAAAACCTGTCGGAACAACTGTCGTCGGAAATCGCCGAAGCCACCGGTGAAAATCCCAGCGCGGATCAGCAGCCCGGCGACGGCGGCAACGTACGACGGGACTCCGATCCCGTCGAACCCGGCACGCAGCGCCGCGGCATTCAACGCCTCCCGTCCCCCAACCCGGACCAGCAACAACCGCAACCTGGGCGCGCCGACAGAGGTCAGTCCTCCGATCCGCGACCGGGCGGAGCCGGCAGACGTCAGGCGTCCAGCGAGCAACAACCGGACGACTCCTCCGACTCACAGCAGCGAGCAGAGAGCAGCCAGTCTTCGAGCGAACAACAACCCGGCCAACAACCCCGGCAGGGTGAGGGCCAGGCGTCCGATCAACAGTCAGAACAAAGTCAACAGTCAGAACAAGACCAGCAGTCACAACAAAGTGGCCAGTCCGGCCAGCAGCAGGGACAGCAGTCTCAACAAGGCCAGCAGTCCGGCCAGCAGTCCGGCCAGCAACAAGGCCAGGGCGGCGGGCGAAATCAGTCCGGCCAGTCGCAGTCCGGTGGCGAACCAGGCAGCAACCAGCAGGGCGGATCTGCTGGCCAGGACTCCGAGTCTGATGAACCGGTTCCGCTGCGCCGCGGCGGCCAGCGATCATCGACGCTATTGGACGGCGGTCGTCGGGGTGGCAATGCCGGCGGCGGAGGCGGCGACGGAAATGTTCGCTATCAGCCTCTGACCGGCGACGACTTCCGCGACTTCTCGGATGGTCTGCGCGACGTCGAGGAAATGCTGGAAGACCCCGATTTGCGGAACCGAGTCGCTCAGGTGCGCGATCGAGCCCGCTCGATCCGGGCGGAATTTCGACGACACGGAACAGAACCGCAATGGGATCTGGTGAAGTCACAATTGCTCGAAGAAATGCAGGTTTTGCAGCGACGGATCACACAGGAACTCGCGCGGATGGAATCCGACCGATCGATGGTGCCGATCGATCGTGAACCCGTGCCCGAAGAATTCGACGAACTTGTCCAGCGGTACTATGAACTCCTCGGCCAGAGCCGGATTGAAGAATGA
- a CDS encoding HD domain-containing protein, which translates to MVRDFTTESLSHDPIHGYIPFISRVGMQADEAAEQDLIDHPWVQRLRQIHQLQTAWWVFPSAEHMRFQHVLGVMHLGSVTASAWYESLVDACRKTPSKAYVESLVRIAGLLHDVGHGPFGHFFDDHYLEQFDLTHEDIGGHIIEHELGDIIRRIRRNPNGRLQPLEELDPRQVAWLIRRPAGKPEDEEGHPDWLKKLRSLFSGIYTVDNMDFVLRDAYMSGYNTKAFDISRLVHYSFFTQQGLTIHSRGLPTLINFIETRANLFRTIYFHRTVRGIDIALEDYFAETMQRLFPGNPLEHLREYQGLTETSFLVDVTRWADSSERQLAELGGHWKAIINRDEMWRMACERTMHFHSGQAESTTIFSAPDLVEQRVREFLPASLKDIPMRIDVAKHYHRPSARRPAGGQNFWFDPASGNSFELDDDELFRSLPTSFIIFRIYSRDHGHDRELSAALAKVAGGSGGDTKTNM; encoded by the coding sequence ATGGTCCGCGACTTCACGACTGAAAGTCTTTCTCACGATCCGATTCACGGCTACATCCCGTTCATCTCGCGAGTCGGCATGCAGGCGGACGAAGCGGCCGAGCAGGACCTGATCGATCATCCGTGGGTGCAGCGGCTGAGACAGATTCATCAGTTGCAGACCGCGTGGTGGGTCTTTCCGTCGGCCGAACACATGCGGTTTCAGCATGTGCTGGGCGTGATGCATCTTGGTTCGGTCACGGCGTCCGCATGGTATGAATCGCTGGTTGACGCCTGCCGCAAGACTCCCTCGAAGGCCTACGTGGAAAGTCTGGTCAGAATCGCGGGACTGCTGCACGACGTTGGTCACGGACCGTTCGGCCACTTCTTCGATGACCACTATCTTGAACAGTTCGATCTGACTCACGAAGACATCGGCGGTCACATCATTGAGCACGAACTGGGCGACATCATTCGCCGCATTCGCCGCAATCCCAATGGCAGGCTGCAGCCGCTGGAAGAGCTTGATCCGCGGCAGGTCGCGTGGCTGATTCGTCGGCCGGCCGGAAAGCCCGAAGACGAAGAGGGCCATCCGGACTGGCTGAAGAAGCTGCGATCGCTGTTCAGTGGAATCTACACGGTCGACAACATGGATTTCGTTCTGCGCGACGCCTACATGTCCGGCTACAACACGAAGGCCTTCGATATTTCACGACTGGTTCACTACAGCTTCTTTACTCAGCAGGGATTGACGATTCATTCGCGAGGGCTGCCGACACTGATAAACTTCATCGAAACACGGGCCAATCTGTTTCGCACGATTTACTTTCACCGCACGGTGCGCGGTATCGACATCGCTCTGGAAGACTACTTTGCCGAAACGATGCAGCGGCTGTTTCCGGGTAATCCGCTGGAACACCTTCGCGAGTATCAGGGACTGACGGAAACGTCGTTTCTGGTGGACGTGACGCGCTGGGCCGACAGCAGTGAGCGGCAGCTTGCTGAACTCGGCGGCCACTGGAAAGCCATCATCAACCGCGACGAAATGTGGCGCATGGCCTGTGAGCGGACGATGCATTTCCACAGCGGTCAGGCCGAAAGCACGACGATTTTTTCTGCGCCCGACCTTGTCGAACAGCGCGTGCGCGAGTTCCTGCCGGCGTCGCTGAAGGACATTCCGATGCGGATCGACGTGGCGAAGCACTACCATCGGCCCAGTGCCCGGCGACCGGCGGGAGGTCAGAACTTCTGGTTCGATCCGGCCAGCGGCAATTCCTTCGAACTGGACGATGATGAGCTGTTTCGCAGCCTGCCCACCAGCTTCATCATTTTCCGCATCTACAGCCGCGACCACGGCCACGACCGGGAACTAAGCGCCGCGCTTGCCAAAGTCGCCGGAGGTTCCGGCGGCGACACGAAAACGAATATGTGA
- a CDS encoding glutamine amidotransferase, translating into MTVLCLPTFAGLVIGDNNWLLPAVAIGVVGVLLALWVSRRQWLALSVATSLRVIGWLLIVACLVNPLWSSARPRRGANVFAVLADVSRSQLVATDADTTRADEFSELLEAGERTEPNGWLNRIDQDFELRRYLVSERLERVDRFGQPEFNGAASNLQTALRQLKDRFINQPLAGTLLLTDGNATDFAESLDDLQGLPPVFPVVPSNESSRPDVAVGTVSVAQTAFDDAPVTLQVQVACSGLASGQKIQATLLDDQGLPLETLTRDAGDDSPLRFRVRPEDAGTVFYRVNAELLNSDGTAVQEEATTVNNQRLVAVDRGSDKRRVLYVSGRPNWEFKFFRRATETDPQVDLVGLIRIAKKEAKFDFRGRENESSNSLLRGFDEAEQEVAEEYDEPVLVRLGTEDEEELLSGFPEKPEDLFKYDAIILDDMEAGFFLADQLQLIYEFVSKRGGGLLMTGGQESFRNGEYDRTPVGEMLPIDLHREGTTPGEPVRLSLTRDGWLQPWVRLRSDEAAEEQRLGEMPGFHTLNPATFIRPGAVIMATVHDSSGVEWPALVVQRFGRGRSAALCIGDLWRWRLHEGLRRIRQRVQPGGVTSPLAPGSEPEEDLGDYARACRQMIRFLVADVPKRLNVSAVKESSLGLGMWKLVADVKDRDFEDREDATVTFRVTRPGGEEMELAGEPSVETIGRYEVTISALDPGPYVAQVTAELIHEEQPEPEKLAATMGWASQPDQEEMASVGVDRAFLQRIADATGGRVITTDELPSFVEDLSSTDAPIVEIWSWPVWHQWWVFAAAVCCFMADWTIRRRQGMP; encoded by the coding sequence ATGACTGTGCTTTGCCTCCCAACCTTCGCCGGCCTGGTCATCGGCGACAACAACTGGCTGCTGCCGGCGGTCGCAATCGGTGTCGTCGGTGTGCTGTTGGCACTGTGGGTCAGCCGGCGGCAGTGGCTGGCGCTCAGTGTTGCGACATCGCTGCGAGTCATCGGGTGGCTGTTGATCGTGGCGTGTCTGGTCAACCCGCTGTGGAGCAGTGCTCGTCCCCGCCGCGGAGCAAACGTCTTTGCGGTTCTGGCTGACGTCAGCCGCAGTCAACTGGTGGCGACGGATGCAGACACGACTCGCGCGGATGAGTTCTCTGAATTGCTTGAAGCCGGCGAACGGACCGAACCGAACGGATGGCTGAACCGCATCGATCAGGATTTCGAGCTTCGCCGCTATCTGGTCAGCGAGCGGCTGGAGCGGGTTGATCGGTTCGGGCAGCCGGAATTCAACGGAGCCGCATCCAATCTTCAGACTGCATTGCGGCAGTTGAAGGATCGATTCATCAATCAGCCGCTGGCGGGAACTCTGCTGCTGACTGACGGCAATGCCACCGATTTCGCGGAATCGCTGGATGATCTGCAGGGGCTGCCACCCGTGTTTCCGGTTGTGCCATCGAACGAAAGTTCACGGCCTGACGTCGCTGTCGGCACGGTATCGGTGGCTCAGACGGCTTTCGATGACGCTCCCGTAACGCTGCAGGTTCAGGTCGCGTGCTCAGGGCTGGCGTCCGGGCAGAAAATTCAGGCCACGCTGCTCGACGACCAGGGTCTGCCGCTGGAAACATTGACTCGGGATGCAGGCGATGATTCGCCGCTGCGGTTCCGCGTCCGCCCGGAGGATGCGGGGACCGTGTTTTATCGAGTGAACGCGGAACTGTTGAATTCGGACGGCACCGCTGTTCAGGAAGAAGCGACGACGGTTAACAATCAGCGGCTGGTGGCTGTCGACCGGGGCAGCGACAAGCGGCGAGTACTGTATGTCAGCGGGCGGCCGAACTGGGAATTCAAGTTCTTCCGCCGTGCCACGGAAACGGATCCTCAGGTGGACCTGGTCGGTCTGATTCGGATTGCAAAGAAGGAAGCGAAGTTCGATTTCCGCGGTCGCGAGAACGAGTCGTCCAATTCCCTGCTGCGGGGCTTTGACGAAGCCGAACAGGAAGTGGCTGAAGAATATGACGAACCGGTTCTGGTCCGGCTCGGGACGGAAGACGAAGAAGAACTGCTGAGCGGATTTCCTGAGAAACCGGAAGACCTGTTCAAGTATGACGCCATCATTCTGGACGACATGGAAGCAGGGTTCTTTCTGGCCGATCAGCTTCAGTTGATCTACGAATTCGTCAGCAAACGCGGAGGCGGACTGCTGATGACCGGTGGTCAGGAATCCTTCCGCAACGGCGAATACGATCGCACGCCCGTCGGTGAGATGCTGCCGATTGATCTGCATCGCGAAGGAACGACTCCCGGCGAACCTGTGCGGCTGAGTCTGACGCGTGACGGTTGGCTTCAACCATGGGTGCGACTGCGTTCAGACGAAGCGGCGGAAGAACAGCGACTCGGCGAAATGCCCGGCTTTCACACGCTGAACCCGGCGACGTTCATTCGACCGGGAGCTGTCATCATGGCCACCGTTCACGATTCCAGCGGCGTCGAATGGCCCGCCCTGGTCGTTCAGCGATTCGGGCGGGGACGTTCCGCTGCGCTGTGCATCGGCGACCTCTGGCGGTGGCGGCTTCACGAAGGGCTGCGCCGAATCCGACAGCGCGTCCAGCCCGGTGGTGTCACGTCACCACTCGCTCCCGGATCCGAACCGGAAGAAGACCTTGGCGATTACGCCCGCGCGTGTCGACAGATGATTCGCTTCCTTGTTGCGGATGTGCCGAAGCGGCTGAACGTTTCCGCCGTGAAGGAATCATCGCTAGGGCTGGGGATGTGGAAACTGGTGGCGGACGTGAAGGACCGCGATTTCGAAGACCGGGAAGATGCGACCGTAACATTTCGCGTCACGCGCCCCGGCGGTGAAGAAATGGAACTTGCCGGCGAACCGTCGGTAGAGACGATCGGCCGGTATGAAGTGACCATCAGCGCGCTGGACCCTGGACCCTATGTCGCACAAGTGACGGCGGAACTGATTCACGAAGAGCAACCTGAACCGGAAAAACTGGCTGCGACCATGGGCTGGGCCAGCCAGCCGGATCAGGAAGAGATGGCTTCGGTCGGCGTTGATCGGGCGTTTCTGCAGCGGATCGCGGACGCAACCGGCGGGCGTGTGATCACAACGGATGAACTGCCGTCGTTCGTTGAAGACCTGTCCAGCACGGACGCTCCCATCGTGGAAATCTGGTCGTGGCCGGTCTGGCATCAGTGGTGGGTCTTTGCAGCCGCCGTTTGCTGCTTTATGGCCGACTGGACGATTCGCCGCCGACAGGGGATGCCGTGA
- a CDS encoding zf-TFIIB domain-containing protein, with protein MSTSQRSTISCRQCGGNVEAVPGRDYMQCRFCQSLAFPQENPLSVDRITPLSDDVSVACPCCDEPLKKGQIEDRNVAYCGRCYGMLLKNDAFGTVVRERRSRREGLEGETPRPIEPREFERQLRCPNCDRLMEAHPYFGPGNVVIDSCDQCHFLWLDHGELSRIERSAGGREVAPSALHVTSEGEITTVAQPPRCPRMDAEEASPLQLLADLLFGLR; from the coding sequence ATGAGCACGTCCCAGCGTTCCACGATTTCCTGTCGCCAGTGCGGCGGCAATGTTGAAGCCGTCCCCGGTCGCGACTACATGCAATGCCGATTCTGTCAGTCTCTGGCATTTCCGCAGGAAAACCCGCTGTCGGTCGACCGCATTACACCACTTTCGGACGACGTCAGCGTGGCCTGTCCGTGCTGCGATGAACCTCTGAAGAAGGGGCAGATCGAAGACCGCAACGTCGCTTACTGTGGCCGTTGCTACGGCATGCTGCTGAAAAACGATGCGTTTGGCACCGTTGTGCGGGAACGCCGTTCACGACGCGAAGGGCTGGAAGGCGAAACGCCGCGACCGATCGAGCCGCGGGAATTCGAACGGCAGCTTCGTTGTCCGAATTGCGACAGGCTGATGGAGGCGCATCCCTACTTCGGCCCCGGTAACGTGGTGATCGATTCCTGCGATCAGTGTCATTTTCTGTGGCTGGACCATGGCGAATTGTCCCGCATCGAACGATCCGCCGGAGGGCGCGAAGTGGCGCCATCCGCGCTGCATGTGACTTCGGAAGGCGAAATCACCACCGTCGCACAGCCGCCTCGCTGTCCGCGAATGGACGCCGAAGAAGCCTCGCCGCTGCAGCTTCTGGCCGATCTGCTGTTCGGCCTGCGGTAG
- a CDS encoding SIMPL domain-containing protein (The SIMPL domain is named for its presence in mouse protein SIMPL (signalling molecule that associates with mouse pelle-like kinase). Bacterial member BP26, from Brucella, was shown to assemble into a channel-like structure, while YggE from E. coli has been associated with resistance to oxidative stress.), whose product MKPTTLLIAILGLFCGAPVATAQYSFSASSEPFVGTGTATLKQKPERMRVIIPLSAQAQTVREAATALREKADSAGQQLVVMGAASDSLNTGRLKIDESASDTHRKMLMQMRGMMGSSFGGPPEATETTEDSEQEMAAMVSVTTSLTADFMLQGDDDVDLLAKSFELQQAIKDAKLNGEAGSGLSPEEQELLEEAAMFGQSGEENPDQPVFMFVGSIGRDARSKLMKEAFQKASASAAELAEATGAKLGRMASVRESSDMEPDWDSFSSGRGYGYSSSLYQTLQQAKATLDEEEGMTAIGSNPTELVFSVTLTAGFGIEE is encoded by the coding sequence ATGAAACCCACCACGCTTCTTATCGCAATTCTGGGGCTGTTCTGCGGCGCGCCGGTCGCAACCGCTCAATACTCGTTCTCCGCATCGAGCGAACCGTTTGTCGGAACGGGCACCGCGACACTTAAACAAAAACCGGAACGCATGCGCGTGATCATTCCGCTCAGCGCCCAGGCGCAGACCGTGCGGGAAGCGGCAACAGCACTCCGGGAAAAGGCGGACTCCGCCGGACAACAGCTTGTCGTGATGGGAGCCGCCAGCGATTCACTTAATACCGGCAGGCTGAAGATCGATGAATCGGCGTCCGACACTCACCGAAAAATGCTGATGCAGATGAGAGGCATGATGGGCAGCTCGTTCGGCGGCCCTCCCGAAGCCACGGAGACGACGGAGGATTCCGAGCAGGAGATGGCAGCCATGGTGTCCGTCACGACCTCATTGACGGCCGACTTCATGCTGCAGGGCGATGATGACGTCGATCTGCTGGCGAAGTCCTTTGAACTGCAACAGGCAATCAAAGACGCGAAACTGAACGGAGAAGCGGGATCCGGACTGTCGCCCGAAGAGCAGGAACTGCTGGAAGAAGCGGCGATGTTCGGACAATCAGGCGAAGAGAACCCCGATCAGCCGGTGTTCATGTTCGTCGGTTCAATCGGCCGGGACGCACGCAGCAAGCTGATGAAGGAGGCGTTTCAGAAGGCTTCCGCGTCGGCCGCAGAACTCGCCGAAGCCACCGGCGCGAAACTCGGCCGGATGGCTTCCGTCCGTGAAAGCAGCGACATGGAACCGGACTGGGACAGCTTCAGTTCCGGACGCGGCTACGGCTATTCGTCATCGCTGTACCAGACACTGCAACAGGCAAAAGCCACACTGGACGAAGAAGAAGGGATGACGGCCATCGGCAGCAACCCGACGGAACTGGTCTTTTCCGTCACCCTGACCGCCGGCTTCGGCATCGAGGAATGA